The nucleotide window CATAAACAATCATATAATGTCATACTAAcaacattaaaattaatattttaattaacattttaataaaaatatttaaattctaaaaataatttaagaattAAACTTATCATTATCCCAATaataaacaaatgaaaatggataaattagtaGAAAAGAAGTTAGGCTAAGCTCCTCCAGCCAGCCAAACAAGTACTCTAACTAGAAAGAGGGCCCCACATTTTCCAGCTTTAACGTGTCCGCCGAAAGTCTTACTTTGTTGCGTGACTGTTACATTTAttagattatatatattaaaatggaTGTAAAATGGATGTTATGATTACTGAAGTGATCAAGTTTTGTTTCCGTACTCTTTATTAATTCCGAAAGAATAATCAATTGAATGATAGtttgtattattttttatttatgagtTAGGAAAAGATTATAGATAATTGTAGATATTATATTAAAAAGAATAGATATgactaaaatttataataaaattatttaaaaaaaaaaactcccaaAATAACAATTTCTACATGTGACTAAAGGCACGTATTAGACTATCCTCGAAGCTAGAGGATAGAATTCTAAAAGTAGGATGACATTTAATTCCTAGATTGTGTCATGATTTGTTCAATCCTTTCTTTATTGCAAATTTGCATTGTATATTCTCACTTCGGTAGCTATGAGAAATTAAAGCTGCCTTCCAAGTCAAGGTGGTCACATTCTATTTATAAAGAAAACCTTGAAAAATGGACTTACTACATTGATTGTGTATGTACATCATGTCATTGGTAACAGGTGATGATCATGAAGAAATAGCTGCTTTGAAAGCTAAAGCCTGCAAAAGAAATTGAAATCAAAGACTTGCTTGAGATATTTTTTGGGGTTTGAGGTAGCTGGGCGATAGCATTTCACAATAGAAACATATTCAAGCAGTGGATGAAAGAGAATATCAGAGAATGATAGGGAAATATATTCTAATTAGTGTTGTGAGTCAATTCATACATGATCCTACAAAAATCCCATCTTCAAGTTGTATTAAGAACACTAATATACTTTAAGGGTAAATTGCCTTCTATTATCTTTAAAACTAGAAGCCAATACAGATGCAGACTGGGCAAGTTCCAAAACAGACAGAAGAGGCAAAGATCAACTACTAGGTATCGTACCATCCTGGGAAAGAATTGAATCACTTCGAGAAGCATTGAAGGTCTGATGCTACTGTATTGGTGTCAAGGCTGCAATAACTAAAGCTAACAATCCTTTTCAACATTATAGGACCAAGCTCACAATCTTTAATGCACATTAGAACTCCATGTTGCAAGGGATAAacaaaaggaaaggaaagaaggAGATAACTCCAGAACACCAATTTCAAAATCAGGTCTACTAATAACTTCCAATGCTTTGTCATCAGTTTTGATGATATCATTTGAAGGCCATGAAGAAGACTCGTTTGGCAACTTGCAAGTAGGTTTTGTGAGTTCGTCATCCCCCAACTTCAGCTTCGTGGAAGAGTTTGATGTCCCATTAGTATTTGTAGCACATCTGGGTTCGTCTTCAGAAGCAATGATATTTGGTATAAGCACATCAATCTTGTTCTTGCAATCAGAGACTTTCCCAAAACTATCTAGCTTTGCTTTCTTATATGGCCTCTCATCTAACTCTCCCAAATCCTCAATGGACTTTAATTTCTCATCAACTTTCAACTCTTTGTTTTCTTCAGCTTTAAGGCTTGAAGCAGATTTGTAGTTAAAGACATTCTCTTGTCTATCATCAGTAGCAAAGGTTTCTTCAACAAGGGGTTTCTGTTCCCCTTGTCTATCTTCAAAATTTTGAGTCTCAAACGAGTTCAACTTATTAGACAAAATCACCTTTTTATTTACTGTCATTGCAGTCTCACTAGTATGTTTATCATCCACATCAGTGTTATGACTAGAAGAGGGCTTTAGAGAACCCATTcggttaaaaataaatttaactgCAACAATTCCAGAAACAAATATCAACAATTTATACAACCAGCACAGAACAGGAAATCACAATGAAGTAacattaaatgataaaagaataaATAGTAATACCATCAATTCCAGCAATTTTTTCATCCATTTCATCCACAATAATGCAGCGCTTAACATTGAACGTACGACAAAATACAAAGTCAGCCTTTTGGAGCTCTTGATCTGAGGGTTGTGGATTTCTGCTATCCTTTGAAATGCAAACTACATTGCATTTTCCTACAATTGCTTCCTGAATTAAAGTAGAGAAATTAGTAGCTAGTCAGATAAATGTCTGCTAAACACTTAAATAGAACACATATCTGAATGCTACATGCTTAAAAACAGGTATCAAAATgattggcaaaattacattttaaaactGAGTGCCTGCAAAACTTAAATACAAACCCCTTTTAGCAAGATAGTTATCCTCAAGGCCGAAGTGAATTGGACACAAATTACCATTTTCAAGAATAAGTAACAAGATTTGTAAACCAAATTTCTGTACATGAGACCACTATGAATCCAACATATATGTCCAAACTCGAAAGTGTTAGGAGAGATGAAAACACTTAGACCATTGAAACTTGTGATCTACCCACTTCATGCAAGAAATTTAACAGGATGTAAACAGAGTAGCTAAAAGAAGATATTAGCACTATGAATGGAAAGCTCTTGAACTTATCCTCTTCAAAGTCTTTCCCTATAGTAAAAAgcacaaaataaaattaataaactcGATAGCTACCAAAACTCAAACACTGGACTGTAAATACCACAAGTAACTACAAATATAAACTACAATTGTCGAATTTCAGATAATAAAAGAAATATGGAGTACTGAAACAAGTTATGGAATTCCAATTACCAAAGGATTAATGTTAAATAGGCCAACTCCGTCACCAGATGCCAAGAACACTTCATTAGGATGATTCAATTCAACTTTAAGATATTTTGATATCTCATTAGGTTGGAAAAACCATAAAATCTTCACTTTCTTGGATTTATCGGGATTTTCCCatatttttataagtttcccTAGAAAAGGTAAAGTTTGGCCTTCTTTGTGAAGATAAACATTGTCAAAAAGAGTGTAATAGAGGCCATCATAAGTGAATGATTCATAAAACTGAACATCTCTATTTCTCGCACCAATTCCTCTCTTTTTACCCCACTTAAATTCAATGTTCTCAACTTCTGCCATACTTGAATAGCACAACCTGAAACCAAGAAAAATAACGGAATGATTCAAGATgcaaatacatcatattaattcTTAGGGAATATTCACATGTTTTGTTGAAGATAAAATCTACCCCAATTTATCAAATAGGACAAGATATATGATGAGaaattaaacataaataaacTTTGATTTACAGGAACcatcaaagtattttaaaggaACTACATTCCAAGGGACACCAAAAGCAGCAATAAACCCTAATTCTTTTTTCTTCCATAAGAAGCAATGCCGCCAATAATGGCTACTCAAATCTTCAAATAAAGATGGCGGGAATTTAACTTACGATTTGTGAAGAGGCAAGAGACTGGAAGCGTATGCTTAGctcttatatataaaataataaagaaaacatataataataaaatagagaAGAGCAGCCTTAAATCTTCCTCCTTCATCACCCTTTTGTTATCTCTGCTCCGACTTTAATCTTCCTCGTTGCACAATAACCGGGCgtcttaaattataattattaggtTTAAATTTTTCAGAAGTCCCTATGCATttctgaaatttaaaatttagtccttctagttcctgccttttttatatttaaaaatatcggTCCCtcaatttttctattaaatttgtTGATGTGGTaattataaaagataaaataattattttagcccttaatatttataatttttattaatttggtcATTACtctttaaaaatacataaaatgaaaatttataattttaaaattaaaattttaaaagttcataaaaacttttaatatttaatatttttattttttataatttaaaaataatttatgattttattgaaaaaataaacaaatttgaagtgaaaaacttgaaaaaagaagaaagagGTTAAAATATGTAATAAGTCTATATACGCTTCACaatgttaaaatttaatttttatacttttatttcttagaatttagtccttctaatttttaaattttgagatccgtgttcaattattaacattaataaatttaatttgttaaatttaagttcattacaatattatttttaattacatgactatcaattaagttttttttaatttcaaaatgtcaaaTCAGCAAATGTAACAAAATATTGACTATGTTAACAATTcggtttgaattttgaaatctaaaaagtagagagactaaactcttaaaaaaatatagggactaaatgaCAACGATTTGTCCATGTTCATTCTCTatgtataatgattttataattttttctaaatttatttatcttttaaaaaattaaatttttattaaagctTGCCACATGTAAGGATATCAGGTTGCCACGTGTCATCATATTATTAGTTGATAGTATCACATTATCGAATTCTAAGACGACGTTATTCTAGAAGTACCAAAGTATGTGGCAGAATCCAAGTTTAAAAACTTCTcatctatttattatttatctcatattaatttaattaattagagaaataataatatatttatttattatttatcgcaatatttaaattaattaagagaTAAGTAATAATTATGACATAGTATGTGATGTCATCATTTTTACGCACAATAATTTTAATTTGACCATGGTAATTTTGGCTTGACACGTGATGTTTTGTAATTAGTTCAAAATTTTCTTTAGCGGCTACATATATAACTCTCTGTATGTATTTTAACAAACTAACTCTCTGTATGTATTTTAACAAACTAACTATTTAATTTATCAACATAGTTATACTTGTCATGCTCATGCACATAAAGTTTCAAATCAATTTGATATATTTTCATATCGTtaagaatattatttttattaatatatatatttgaaggttgaaattttttatattaaacaaattgtcgacattttaatttattcaaaacttGACATGAACGATCTAtgtaaataaaacatgaaatttcacaatcaaattattaaaatattaattgtataaagAATTACAAATGTGTGTAATACTGTTTTTGTTTTACATTACTGTAAGTGATCCTCTTTAACATAatgtaataatattatataattattaccaTAACTATAATGCATATATagctattaatatattataagatatagataaattatataaattagatTTTGAGTTGGGTTTTAACTTTACAATTTGTATTTGAGTATTGGGTttgatttctttttattttggacTTGAGATTTGGGATATAagtaatttattttgggtttggaTACTAATGAGTATGTTATTTGGGTTTGGACTCTGAATAATATATTTAGATTTTgggataaatattttatttttaaagcttGAAATAAATACTATAAAATATgagtattaaatttataaatttaataaaaaagataaaattattcaattatcaatatagtaatataataaacaataaaagCTATTttcatcaattaaaattttttcaaacctgcactttttatatatattattataataattcaaatatacaaaatttattcatataatatggtatatatttataaaataaaataaataattatttgaatCCGTCAAAGTCCGCTCAACTTGAACTAATCTGAATAAAAAACAGTCTGCCCAAAAAAGTTCATGcctaaaataatttgaatatgaAGAAAATCCAATCTGTTTAGTAGTTATATTTTTTTTgagtaattttataattatatttgctctttttgacacaatatttaaaattatttataatatctTCTCAATctataaataggaagataatacgTTTCAACGTACTCAAACTATATCCtcctatattaataataatatccatACTAATCGAATTAAAAACTCAATCGATAACTGACAAaagaaagggggaaaaaaaaATAATTGTAAGGTAAAGAAAAGGTTCATGAACTAAAATCGGATGGCAAATGataatatatagtaaatggaAAAGGGCATCTCCCAACTCCCAATTTTTGAAACGATGACGAGAAAAGGAAACTTTTTAGAGTTATATATTACCAAAGATAAATTAATGATTAGAtgtgattttttttattgttcAACCATtgtctcatatatatacattgcTAAGGTTCCATAATATACTTATATTATCTTTGAGCTAACAATTATTTGGATAGTGAATTTTGGTTAAATTTTGATATTAGTCCtatatattttttgtaatttctaaattttaaaattttaatattgactAAAATAATAACAGTTAAATTCATTTGATTAAATTCAACTGTTAGTCATGTACCATGCATATAATTACAGATTTAGTTTATATTCGTAATTGGGTCATTCTAAATTcttatacttttaaattttaaaattttagtcttgacacAAATTACAATTcttaatcaattaattaaatatttagtgagtaatatgtgaaaataataagttgacatgtcattacacatatgataatatatttactgtaataaactttaaaaataatataacttaatgaatttaagaatcataattttataaaatataaaaaaataataacagtATATAACCTAAAACTTTTGTACGTGACAAACTAAACTTTAATATCTTatcaagaaaagaaaaacttaagACTTTAATATGGTATAAAATATATGAGATGTATAGGAAGGAAATGCAAGTTGAGGTAGGGACAAAGTAGACTTTAAATCATGGAGAAAAGCCAAGTTTCCACGACGGTCTAATCAAGCTTTGAGAAgtgatttaaaaataaaaacagaatgaAGGTTTGAAAGAGTGGAAAATATGGCCCACCTCTTGATTCTGTGTCCAATATAGTAATATATTATATGGTTGATATATAGGGAGTGGAAGATCATATTTTACATAAAGTTGAGATTTTTCTTAATTGGAATTGTCTTTATCAAATAGATACATCAAATGTGGCACAATCATTTTTGTTCCAACCCAAAGTGTTCctttgtgttttgttttaaataataataataaaagcacATTTTTGAACGTATATATAATATGGAGATTCATGCAATCATTTGAGGTGTGAAGCAACAcctaaaaacataattaaaaaatatatttgagtGTGGGTATTATTAGTAATATAATAGAATGTGAGTTTAAGTACATTGAAATATATTATCTTTTTAATTATTAGTTGAGGAAGGATTAAGGGTAAATATTTTACTtttctaaaatatatttataaaatataaagagaATTCATGAATTTAAGAAACAACAGTTAATTTTtccattaaaaaatattaaaagaagatatATTTAAACCACTAGCAGAATGCCAACTATTAGAAATAAAATTAGGTACTAgtgattttttaattaaaattaaggtaAATTATATAAACGGTCATTCAatgattataattttttattaagtcactcagttttaaaaaattataaaataatcatttagtttttttttttgtttaagtgGTTGATAACTTGGTAacttgtatttttgacaaatttcttttaatacacataatttctatgtcatataataattaaataacccAGATCACACCAGAATCCCGCAAATGAGTTTCTACACTTAAAATCAGAATCAAATATCCAATTATCATCACTACCAGAACCCAATTTTTCAGTTCATCAGAAGAAAAAACTCAAATATTAACTCTAAAATGCAAATGAATGAAGATACGAGAAGCATGACGAATCTGAACTAATTTGGGtggatttaaattaaatttagtaGATTTGATTGTATGCGTCAAAATAAGACTTTTTTCTACTTTAAACTCCTTCTAATTAAATTTCCCATTTCTTATTGTCGAAAATGAAGAAACTAAATGAAATTTAGAGGACCAAATAGGCTTGAAATCATGCATATACCCAAAATTAGTGTCTGCTGCGAAAAGAAAGGAAGCTGCAAGGGcagatataaaaataatttgtcaAAAATATAAGTCATCAAGTTAACAGCCACATCAGCCAGCAGTtttgaactttaaaaaaatttaaaaagtaagttaaataattattttataatttttaaagtcaaaatatttaataagaaaatttttaataatCAGGTAACTATTTATGAAGTTTACCTTTATTGTTTtggaattgaaattaaaattattataatatagcAAAAAGAAGTCTAATTAAATTGATGTTTTTGCAAAGAGATAAATCTTAATACTATACATGActttaatatgtaattttatacatatattttgattttgtacaattttatacattaaattttgatttgatttgaacAAATTCTCAtgcattattaatataattattggtATAGcataattttatgtttatatattgcatatatatatatatatatatatatatatatatataattatatttatccaaaatAAGAAcaaattgatttatttatttctttaaatgtgcatgattgaatcaaaattaaagtttcatatatacatttgaaccacaatCAAATTTTTATGTGTACAATTACACtaaattaaagttcatatatcaaattgtacattaaattaaaagttcatgtatcattttaaaatttatcccttTTGCAAACTCCATTTAGTACCATTTCAATAGGCTGGGCTATTTGCTAGGTTGGGGTACGCCTGATCCTTACAGGTCGGATCGTAAATAGATATTTTGTGAATTCAGATTGGTCTAATAtaacttaattttatatttaata belongs to Gossypium arboreum isolate Shixiya-1 chromosome 7, ASM2569848v2, whole genome shotgun sequence and includes:
- the LOC108485541 gene encoding protein ANTI-SILENCING 1-like translates to MAEVENIEFKWGKKRGIGARNRDVQFYESFTYDGLYYTLFDNVYLHKEGQTLPFLGKLIKIWENPDKSKKVKILWFFQPNEISKYLKVELNHPNEVFLASGDGVGLFNINPLEAIVGKCNVVCISKDSRNPQPSDQELQKADFVFCRTFNVKRCIIVDEMDEKIAGIDVKFIFNRMGSLKPSSSHNTDVDDKHTSETAMTVNKKVILSNKLNSFETQNFEDRQGEQKPLVEETFATDDRQENVFNYKSASSLKAEENKELKVDEKLKSIEDLGELDERPYKKAKLDSFGKVSDCKNKIDVLIPNIIASEDEPRCATNTNGTSNSSTKLKLGDDELTKPTCKLPNESSSWPSNDIIKTDDKALEVISRPDFEIGVLELSPSFLSFCLSLATWSSNVH